TGAGTACACACGCATGGCAGATGTCTGTTTTAAATGAGTAGTATTAGTCAATTCTGGTAAATGTCTAACTGCCTCTTaaggggtggaggtgaggggctGATTTGTagggtttgtcaatttctgtGATATAAAGTCAACATTCAAAGGATATAAGCACACTAACTCTCCTGATGAAAAGTCCAGaatttctgggagaaaaaaaatgtggattccTTATACAGTCATAGAAGAGTTAAATCTGAATTGAATTTCCACAGACCAATATCACATGAATTTGACTCATTCGCCTCAATTAATTTGCTTTCTTATGCTTTCTTATCCATATGTATGAAAAGATTCACCTGTATCTTTTAATGATGCCTCATTCACACTCTTAATGAATTCCCCTGAGACAACAAGAAAGACACAGATAAAATAAGTCCAGCTCCATGTGTGTGACATACTCAGAGAAGAACATTCCTATTGTCTATTTTTGAAGCAGTGTTTATAGGATAATATTACTAAAATTGTATAGATATATAACATAGACTtacaaaaaattcatttaaactcTTCGCATTAGTACAaagaaattgttttaataaatagTGTTTTGTATTATATGAAAAGGGGCAAATGTAAGAATGCTTTATTGGTCCACGTAGGTGTAGCTGAGTTTTTGGGTAAGAGGCAAAAAGCCAGTATGAGTCGTATTATGATTAAAATGTTCCCCAATTTTGCACTATCAGGAATCAAGGATATTGTGGATCAAATGTATAATGAGAATTATAATCCTTGAGAGCCATGGCAAAGTTAAATCACAATACTTGTTTTGACAATACAATAGAAACCAAGTAAGCTGCAAACTCAATTTACCAGCTCTGAAATTATATAAACATGGAAACAAATTAGATGATTCAGTGTGAACTAAATCATCAAGAGGAACCAGGAAGTaagtaaatttgtttttattcagttttagtatttattattcaatttcattcaaatattttaaagtattatttgcaCGTGTTTGTGGTGTTTGTGAATTTATGAATCTTTtgatattaaaaagcaaatgattgtTTACTCCCAAGAAGACTATTAATGAACTTCTAAAGAAGCAGCACAGCGATGTCTTGAgttgttcattaatttttttctcagttaaatGGTTCTCTGTTAcagaaataagacataaaaaaagacatgCCCTATTTAAAGGAGTATCTGCTTCCTGGTAAATGTTTTGACCTTCCACTTGTTCATTTGCTAAagcaatggtttaaaaaaaaaaaaaaaaaacacccaacaacaacaacaaaaaagactgtGTGTTGTATGAAGTAAACTGTTTCTaggcaattatttattttagtagCAGAAGTtaccttttcttattcttctggcattttcatcccaaaaaggaaaacaaaaaaggatgtgGGCAAGTGACAGCATCAACTAAACCCTTAAAAACATGATTTGGAGAGAATGTCAACAAAACATTCCCATGGATAAACACATATGTTCTAAAGTGAGGTGATTGCTATGTTGACTAGCGGTTTAAACTTGTGAAAGTTTCTTAAACTATGTGTGTCCcagtttctcaaaataaaattgtgGAGGTAGGCCTATGTAACCTCTGTTAAGCTTTCAAACTGTACTTAGAATATCTACAATCCATACAGGTCCATACGGTTTTTGTCATactgaaggaaaggagaagaatcaattaaaatattttcatattttttacaaAAGAAGCTAAATATTGTAAAGATAAGTTTAAgcttaattttaaagaaactatAGAAGAAATAGCTCTATTTAAATGTAAtcacaagatttttattttgtccatggCCTGTGATGATGTATTTTCAAAGAGAGATCAGTATTGAACTTGAGATAATATTCAATACTCGAATGAAAGGTCAAAAGGAAATTAGTTACTGGAGAGgatcaaatatgtttttaaatttcatgcatTATCATCatagatactttaaaaatgttatatactTTCCTCAAACCTATGTAAACTATTTTATGTTCTATAAGGGGAATGCACATTTTCTGTTCTCAAGGGGGAAACAGGATTGGCAATGAAAAACCACACAGTACCCACAGAATTCATTCTTCTTGGCCTCTCAGATGACCCAGAGCTTCAgactgtgatttttctctttttaattatcaCATATATATTAAGTGTCGTGGGAAATTTGGCCATCATCACTCTCACCCTGGTGGACTCCCATCTACACACccctatgtattttttcctcaggAACTTCTCTGTGTTAGAAATTTCCTTCACAACTGTCTGCATTCCTAGATTTTTGGGCACAATTGTCACCAGGGACAAAACTATTTCATACGGTAATTGTATAGCTCagttgtttttcttcatcttcatggGAATCACTGAATTTTATCTTCTAACTGCCATGTCCTATGATCGCTATGTCGcaatctgcaaacccctgcattataCAACCATCATGAGCAAAAGAGTCTGCACACTGCTTGTCTTTTTCGCTTGGTTGGCAGGATTCTTAAATATCTTCCCGccagttattctttttctccGGTTAGATTATTGCGGCTCCAATATCATCGATCACTTTGCTTGTGACTATTTCCCCCTCCTGCAACTATCCTGCTCTGACACATGGCTCCTGGAAGTGATTGGTTTCTACTCTGCCATAGTGATTCTGCTTTTCACCCTGGCATTGATCCTTCTATCCTACGTGTTCATCATGAAGACAATCCTGAAACTGCCTTCTGCCAGTCAGAGAAAAAAGGCATTTTCTACATGCTCCTCTCACATGATTGTCATTTCCATCTCTTATGGGAGCTGCATATTCATGTATGCCAACCCTTCAGCAAAAGAAAAGGCGTCCTTGACCAAAGGAGTAGCTATTCTGAACACTTCTGTTGCTCCCATGATGAATCCATTTATATATACCCTGAGGAACCAGCAAGTGAAGCAAGCCTTTAAAGATAGCATCCAAAAGATTATGTTTTtttcaagtaaatgaaaatatttgtggcattaaaagaataaagttctTGTCAATGCTTCTATTATTCATACTTTCTCAAAACTCTTGCTTTCACAATAGCTATATATTTTTCCCTGTGTCCATTCCCATATTAAAATTTCCCCCACTTTGAACCCAGTACCTTGGATAAAGTTGAATATTGCTTCAGAATttctataatttgttttattcaaaTGTATTAGGATGGCATATAAAACACAGGTTAATGTTACGATTTTGAGAAGTGATTTGTTTTTGAAGAGACATAGGCTATTTAGTTTGATGAAAATGGTGTGAGGATAGATGTGAATTTCTGAAGTTTTCCTTCTTACCTGGtaatagaaatgaatattttcaggaaattttgATTCTCTATGGCATTTTTGTGAAATCAAATTACCACAATCACAACAGggttggaaataaaatataaatatctacttaaatatttaaaaaagattagaaagtcaatatattctattttttatgctATTAATAATATAGCTGATGATAATGAGAAGGAGAAAAACGGGGAGAAGTATAGAAGATAAAATCTTATTCAGCAATTACTAGGTTCCAGActtattctaattattttctctttattggcTCATTGGATCCTGCCAACAACTTTATGAGGCACCTGCATTGTTATTCTTCTGCAGAAATCTTTATActttctctggatatattttaTAAGCTTTCCCTCACTTAtgttcataataaataaaataaaggtttgagttaaattttaaaatcttacatCTATATCAATCACCACGTTGTAAATCAAATAGTcttcaataaaactctaaaaagaaTCTTACCTCTATTATTAAATTTTCACATTTCAGtcagattatttta
The DNA window shown above is from Sus scrofa isolate TJ Tabasco breed Duroc unplaced genomic scaffold, Sscrofa11.1 Contig1955, whole genome shotgun sequence and carries:
- the LOC110258386 gene encoding olfactory receptor 6C3-like, which produces MKNHTVPTEFILLGLSDDPELQTVIFLFLIITYILSVVGNLAIITLTLVDSHLHTPMYFFLRNFSVLEISFTTVCIPRFLGTIVTRDKTISYGNCIAQLFFFIFMGITEFYLLTAMSYDRYVAICKPLHYTTIMSKRVCTLLVFFAWLAGFLNIFPPVILFLRLDYCGSNIIDHFACDYFPLLQLSCSDTWLLEVIGFYSAIVILLFTLALILLSYVFIMKTILKLPSASQRKKAFSTCSSHMIVISISYGSCIFMYANPSAKEKASLTKGVAILNTSVAPMMNPFIYTLRNQQVKQAFKDSIQKIMFFSSK